The Flexivirga oryzae genome has a segment encoding these proteins:
- a CDS encoding 5-methyltetrahydropteroyltriglutamate--homocysteine S-methyltransferase — protein sequence MSVNPPYRADIVGSFLRPDPIKSARAAYEAGDLSADGLRKVEDEQIAALVAEEAQAGLEAVTDGEFRRSWWHFDFLGGLDGVSLVELDHSLPFQGATTKALGVRIEGRLGFPSDHPMLEHFRYLKSVAEAHGVQPKFSIPSPTVLDFRVEPANLAAPEYPDRNSYVDDLVQTYRDAIAAFYAEGARYLQLDDTVWAYLCSDAELERARTEREIDTDGIGKRYRDILIRVLADKPDDLVITTHVCRGNFRSTWIASGGYEPVAQDLFAVPYDGFFLEYDSERAGGFEPLRFFPKGDQTVVLGLITSKSGELEDPDAVRARIAEAAKFVPLQQLAISTQCGFASTEEGNILTEDEQWGKVREVVELASTVWGG from the coding sequence ATGAGTGTCAATCCTCCGTACCGGGCCGACATCGTGGGCTCCTTCCTGCGTCCTGATCCGATCAAGTCCGCGCGGGCGGCATACGAGGCGGGTGACCTGTCCGCCGACGGTTTGCGCAAGGTCGAGGACGAGCAGATCGCCGCGCTGGTCGCGGAGGAGGCGCAGGCCGGCCTCGAGGCGGTGACCGACGGTGAATTCCGCCGGTCCTGGTGGCATTTCGACTTCCTGGGCGGTCTCGACGGGGTGTCACTCGTCGAGCTCGACCACAGCCTGCCGTTCCAGGGCGCGACGACCAAGGCGCTCGGCGTGCGCATCGAGGGCCGGCTGGGCTTTCCGTCCGATCACCCGATGCTGGAGCATTTCCGCTACCTGAAGTCGGTTGCCGAGGCCCACGGCGTGCAACCGAAGTTTTCCATCCCGTCGCCGACCGTGCTGGATTTCCGCGTCGAGCCGGCCAACCTGGCAGCGCCGGAGTATCCCGATCGCAACTCGTACGTGGACGACCTCGTGCAGACCTACCGCGATGCGATCGCGGCGTTCTATGCCGAAGGTGCCCGCTACCTGCAGCTCGACGACACCGTCTGGGCCTACTTGTGCAGCGACGCCGAACTCGAGCGGGCGCGCACCGAGCGGGAGATCGACACCGATGGCATCGGCAAACGCTACCGGGACATCCTGATCCGGGTCCTCGCCGACAAGCCCGACGACCTGGTGATCACCACCCACGTGTGCCGTGGCAACTTCCGCTCCACCTGGATCGCGTCGGGCGGCTACGAGCCGGTCGCGCAGGACCTCTTCGCCGTGCCGTACGACGGGTTCTTCCTGGAGTACGACTCCGAGCGGGCCGGCGGCTTCGAGCCGCTGCGGTTCTTCCCGAAGGGCGATCAGACCGTCGTGCTCGGTCTGATCACCTCCAAGTCCGGCGAACTCGAGGACCCGGACGCCGTCCGTGCGCGCATCGCGGAGGCGGCGAAATTCGTTCCACTGCAACAACTTGCCATCTCCACCCAGTGCGGGTTCGCCTCGACCGAGGAGGGCAACATCCTCACCGAGGACGAGCAGTGGGGCAAGGTTCGTGAAGTCGTCGAACTCGCCTCGACCGTCTGGGGCGGCTGA
- a CDS encoding lamin tail domain-containing protein yields MPQRHTRVRFVTLLATSALAVGGSVSLAAAPAAHAASTSVLISAVYGGGGNSGAPYQNDYIELYNTSSSTVDLSNWTLTYYSAAGNSGGTTTLTGKSIAAGGHFLIQEAAGSGTAAALPTPDATGTINMSASNGSVVLRNDAATVDTIGFGAVTSSYVEGTAAPAMSNTTADSRTTGCTDTDSNGTDFVNADPNPLNSTAALGVCGTTGNTPPPPTGTPSSIEEIQGTGFQSPLVGEQVKDVTGIVTAKNGSAGFWIESATPDNDPRTSEGLYVYGGAGSVQVGDAVTVAGKVSEYRPGGVDNGNMTTTELGSPNIQVTSTGNALPAPIVIGSKGHVPPAQVVEAGDPGNVETAGLTLDPTTSALDFWESLEGMRIQENNAKAVGPTETSYGETPIVPANTKHVTWTPDGGVLYKNYDTPNAMRLILSDALLPANSIAPANTGDTYQGATVGVLDYNFGNYYLMATQAGALQRGSTTRDVAKPAKKKQAAVATFNVENLAPTDPQTKFDRLAGQIVTNLAAPDVVALEEIQDNNGATDDGTVDSTQTTDKLIAAIKAAGGPSYQAVWINPVNDQDGGQPGGNIRSVFIYRSDRGMTFVNKPGGTSTNSVAVTGKGKWASINYSPGRIDPTNTAWDDSRKPLVGEFLWWGKPLFIVANHFDSKGGDDPLMGRYQPPQRSSEVQRHAQATLVRGFVDQLLKANKHANIVVLGDLNDFNFSETANIVKGHGKTAMTDLIDTLPANERYTYDYEGNSQVLDQILLSGALTKKFDYQVVHTNSQFYDQDSDHDPQLVKLAVH; encoded by the coding sequence ATGCCACAACGACACACCCGCGTGCGCTTCGTCACGCTCCTCGCAACATCCGCGTTGGCAGTCGGAGGCTCCGTCAGCCTCGCCGCCGCGCCGGCGGCACACGCCGCCTCCACCTCCGTGCTGATCTCCGCCGTCTACGGCGGCGGCGGCAACAGCGGAGCGCCGTACCAGAACGACTACATCGAGCTCTACAACACCAGCTCGAGCACGGTCGACCTCAGCAACTGGACACTCACGTACTACTCGGCCGCCGGCAACAGCGGCGGCACCACCACCCTGACGGGTAAGTCGATCGCCGCCGGCGGTCACTTCCTGATCCAGGAGGCCGCCGGTTCCGGCACCGCGGCAGCACTGCCGACCCCGGACGCGACCGGCACGATCAACATGTCCGCCTCGAACGGCAGCGTCGTGCTGCGCAACGACGCAGCCACGGTCGACACCATCGGGTTCGGCGCGGTCACCTCCTCGTATGTCGAGGGCACAGCCGCCCCCGCCATGTCCAACACGACCGCGGACAGCCGCACGACCGGCTGCACCGACACGGACAGCAACGGCACCGACTTCGTCAACGCCGACCCGAACCCGCTCAACTCCACCGCAGCCCTCGGTGTCTGCGGAACCACCGGCAACACACCCCCGCCGCCGACCGGCACACCGTCGAGCATCGAGGAGATCCAGGGCACCGGCTTCCAGTCACCACTGGTCGGCGAGCAGGTCAAGGACGTCACGGGCATCGTCACCGCCAAGAACGGCAGCGCCGGGTTCTGGATCGAATCGGCCACCCCGGACAACGACCCGCGCACCAGTGAGGGCCTCTACGTCTACGGCGGGGCGGGCTCGGTGCAGGTCGGCGACGCCGTCACGGTTGCCGGCAAGGTGTCCGAATACCGCCCGGGCGGGGTCGACAACGGCAACATGACCACCACGGAGCTCGGCAGCCCGAACATCCAGGTGACCAGCACCGGCAACGCGCTGCCCGCACCGATCGTCATCGGGTCGAAGGGGCACGTACCGCCCGCCCAGGTCGTCGAGGCCGGGGACCCCGGCAATGTCGAGACCGCCGGACTGACCCTCGACCCGACGACGAGCGCCCTGGACTTCTGGGAGTCGTTGGAAGGCATGCGGATCCAGGAGAACAACGCCAAGGCGGTCGGGCCGACCGAGACGTCGTACGGCGAGACGCCGATCGTGCCGGCCAACACCAAGCACGTCACCTGGACGCCGGACGGCGGGGTGCTCTACAAGAACTACGACACCCCGAACGCCATGCGGCTGATCCTCTCCGACGCGCTGCTGCCCGCGAACAGCATCGCCCCCGCGAACACGGGCGACACCTACCAGGGAGCGACCGTCGGGGTCCTCGACTACAACTTCGGCAACTACTACCTGATGGCCACCCAGGCCGGTGCGCTGCAACGCGGGAGCACCACGCGTGACGTGGCCAAGCCCGCGAAGAAGAAGCAGGCCGCGGTCGCCACGTTCAACGTCGAGAACCTCGCCCCGACCGACCCGCAGACCAAGTTCGACCGGCTGGCCGGTCAGATCGTGACCAACCTGGCGGCTCCGGATGTCGTTGCGCTGGAGGAGATTCAGGACAACAACGGCGCCACCGACGACGGCACCGTCGACTCCACCCAGACGACGGACAAGCTCATCGCGGCGATCAAGGCCGCGGGCGGGCCGTCATACCAGGCGGTCTGGATCAACCCCGTCAACGACCAGGACGGCGGCCAGCCGGGCGGCAACATCCGCTCGGTCTTCATCTACCGCAGCGACCGCGGCATGACGTTCGTCAACAAGCCCGGTGGCACCTCGACCAACTCGGTCGCGGTCACCGGCAAGGGCAAGTGGGCGTCGATCAACTACTCCCCCGGCCGGATCGACCCGACCAACACCGCCTGGGACGACTCGCGCAAGCCGCTGGTGGGTGAGTTCCTCTGGTGGGGCAAGCCGCTGTTCATCGTCGCCAACCACTTCGACTCCAAGGGCGGTGACGACCCGCTGATGGGCCGCTACCAGCCGCCGCAGCGCTCCTCCGAGGTGCAGCGGCACGCCCAGGCGACCTTGGTGCGCGGCTTCGTGGACCAGTTGCTCAAGGCCAACAAGCACGCCAACATCGTCGTGCTCGGTGACCTGAACGACTTCAACTTCAGCGAGACCGCCAACATCGTCAAGGGACACGGCAAGACGGCGATGACCGACCTCATCGACACCCTGCCGGCGAACGAGCGCTACACCTACGACTACGAGGGCAACAGCCAGGTGCTCGACCAGATCCTGCTCAGCGGTGCGCTGACCAAGAAGTTCGACTACCAGGTCGTGCACACCAACTCGCAGTTCTACGACCAGGATTCCGACCACGACCCGCAGCTGGTGAAGCTGGCCGTGCACTGA
- the msrB gene encoding peptide-methionine (R)-S-oxide reductase MsrB: MSEQSTYKVTKSDEEWRSALSPAEYAVLREAATERPFTGEYNDTETEGVYSCRACGAELFRSTTKFHSHCGWPSFYAPSTDDNVELIQDTSMGMVRTEVRCANCGSHLGHVFEGEGYPTPTDQRYCINSVSLKLAPTE; encoded by the coding sequence GTGAGCGAGCAGTCGACATACAAGGTGACCAAGTCCGACGAGGAGTGGCGTTCCGCACTGTCGCCCGCGGAGTATGCCGTGCTGCGCGAGGCGGCGACCGAGCGTCCGTTCACCGGCGAGTACAACGACACCGAGACCGAGGGCGTCTACTCGTGCCGCGCGTGCGGTGCCGAGTTGTTCCGCAGCACCACGAAGTTCCACAGCCACTGCGGGTGGCCGTCGTTCTACGCGCCGTCCACGGACGACAACGTGGAGTTGATCCAGGACACCTCGATGGGCATGGTGCGCACCGAGGTCCGCTGTGCCAACTGCGGATCACACCTCGGGCACGTCTTCGAGGGCGAGGGCTACCCGACGCCGACCGATCAGCGCTACTGCATCAACTCGGTGTCGCTGAAGCTCGCGCCCACCGAGTGA
- the hemQ gene encoding hydrogen peroxide-dependent heme synthase: protein MSDVERLRPGARTINEINDTIRYTMYSAFKATRALPEQREEAIAEAERFLKELESQDVIVRGTYDVGGLRADADLMIWWHSADIEPLQDAYHRFQLTELGRSFDAVWSSVAVHRPAEFNKSHVPDFMVDPEAKKYVCVYPFVRSYEWYLLPDAERRTMLKDHGMLARGYPDVRANTVPAFALGDYEWILAFEANDLHRIVDLMRDLRAAEARMHTRVEIPFYTGPLTPIADIARRLR from the coding sequence ATGAGCGACGTAGAGCGACTGCGACCCGGTGCCCGGACGATCAACGAGATCAACGACACCATCCGCTACACGATGTACTCCGCGTTCAAGGCGACCCGTGCGCTACCCGAGCAACGCGAGGAGGCCATCGCCGAGGCGGAGCGCTTCCTGAAGGAGCTGGAGTCGCAGGACGTCATCGTTCGGGGCACGTATGACGTGGGCGGTCTCCGTGCGGACGCCGACCTGATGATCTGGTGGCACAGCGCAGACATCGAGCCGCTGCAGGACGCCTACCACCGCTTCCAGCTGACCGAGCTGGGCCGCAGCTTCGACGCCGTCTGGTCCAGCGTGGCCGTGCACCGCCCGGCGGAGTTCAACAAGTCGCACGTGCCGGACTTCATGGTCGACCCCGAGGCCAAGAAGTACGTGTGCGTCTACCCGTTCGTGCGGTCCTACGAGTGGTACCTGCTGCCGGACGCCGAGCGGCGCACCATGCTCAAGGACCACGGCATGCTGGCGCGCGGCTACCCCGACGTGCGCGCCAACACCGTGCCGGCCTTCGCCCTCGGCGACTACGAGTGGATCCTGGCCTTCGAGGCCAACGACCTGCACCGCATCGTCGACCTGATGCGCGATCTGCGCGCCGCCGAGGCACGCATGCACACCCGGGTGGAGATCCCGTTCTACACCGGCCCGCTCACGCCGATCGCGGACATCGCACGCCGGCTGCGCTGA
- the hemG gene encoding protoporphyrinogen oxidase: MARVVIVGAGISGLAAALEASLARHEVVVLEGSPQVGGKLRLATVAGHQVDVGAESMLARRPEGLDLLADLDVEPVHPAAVSAALWTRGALQPMPRGTLLGVPGDPSSLGSLLTADELQRLRDERSVPAADDLSIGELVETAMGSAVVDRLVEPLLGGVYAGHARRLSAAVTAPALLSAARQRRLLSEAARAAAARATSGTPVFAGLRGGLGSMPKHLVRLLLDRGVTVRTGATVRAVARTSTGWQVTIGETRAPETLDADGLVIATPARATARLLAPHAPEAAAVLADIDYASMAIVTYAFRSAESRAFAGSSGFLVPPIDERGIKASTFSSSKWPWLAEAAPELTFARVSIGRQGEEASLQRSDAELAAVGIRDLRSALGGDAVPRPVAAHVQRWGGALPQYAVGHVDRIAAVRAALAELPGVEVAGAAYDGVGIPACIGTGRRAAERVLTLLADR, translated from the coding sequence ATGGCACGGGTCGTCATCGTCGGAGCGGGGATCAGCGGGTTGGCAGCGGCGCTGGAGGCGTCGTTGGCGCGCCACGAGGTCGTCGTACTGGAGGGTTCGCCGCAGGTCGGGGGCAAGTTGCGGCTGGCGACGGTGGCCGGACATCAGGTGGACGTCGGCGCCGAGTCGATGCTCGCCCGGCGGCCCGAGGGCCTGGACCTGCTGGCCGACCTGGACGTCGAGCCGGTCCATCCGGCGGCGGTCTCCGCCGCCCTGTGGACGCGTGGCGCGCTGCAGCCGATGCCGCGCGGCACCCTGCTCGGTGTCCCCGGTGACCCGTCCTCGCTCGGGTCACTGCTGACCGCCGACGAGCTGCAGCGCCTGCGTGACGAACGATCGGTCCCAGCCGCCGACGACCTGTCGATCGGCGAACTCGTCGAAACCGCAATGGGTTCGGCGGTGGTCGATCGCCTCGTCGAGCCGCTCCTGGGTGGGGTGTATGCCGGTCACGCGCGCCGTCTGTCCGCTGCCGTCACCGCACCGGCACTGCTGAGCGCGGCACGCCAGAGGCGGCTGCTCAGCGAGGCGGCACGCGCCGCGGCCGCGAGGGCGACATCCGGCACACCGGTGTTCGCCGGGCTGCGCGGCGGTCTCGGCTCGATGCCCAAACACCTCGTCCGGCTACTGCTGGACCGCGGCGTCACCGTGCGCACCGGGGCGACCGTGCGCGCCGTGGCGCGCACCTCTACCGGCTGGCAGGTGACGATCGGGGAGACCCGCGCACCGGAGACGCTCGACGCCGACGGGCTGGTCATCGCAACGCCGGCGAGAGCGACCGCACGGCTGCTCGCACCGCACGCCCCGGAAGCGGCGGCGGTGCTGGCCGACATCGACTACGCCTCGATGGCGATCGTCACCTACGCGTTCAGGAGCGCCGAATCACGTGCGTTCGCAGGAAGTTCCGGTTTCCTGGTGCCACCGATCGACGAACGTGGCATCAAGGCATCGACCTTCAGCAGCAGCAAGTGGCCGTGGCTGGCGGAGGCCGCACCCGAGCTGACGTTCGCCCGTGTCTCGATCGGCCGGCAGGGCGAGGAGGCCAGCCTGCAACGCAGCGACGCCGAGCTCGCCGCCGTCGGCATCCGGGACCTGCGCAGCGCGCTCGGCGGCGACGCGGTGCCCCGTCCGGTCGCGGCGCACGTGCAGCGCTGGGGCGGCGCCCTGCCGCAGTACGCGGTCGGCCACGTCGACCGGATCGCGGCCGTGCGTGCCGCGCTGGCGGAGCTGCCGGGCGTGGAAGTGGCAGGGGCGGCATACGACGGCGTCGGCATACCCGCCTGCATCGGCACCGGCCGCCGGGCGGCCGAGCGGGTGCTCACCCTCCTCGCCGACCGCTGA
- a CDS encoding PLP-dependent aminotransferase family protein, whose translation MESRVSARRLAVLLGPRGGGVPAYSWLADGIRQLVADGRLLHGTRLPSERELLGELGVSRTTVTRAYGVLRERGYASAVQGSGTVVQVPGGPVAGGGEPLELASLQPTADGVVDLTCAAPAATPGLNRAYERAVQRMPSFIAGAGYFPLGVPELREAIAQRYVDRGVPTDPDQIIVTTGALAGLAAVFRAVLHRADPAIVESPAYPNSVRALDHSGARVVGAPLVTDDLDGVAGVIRRAGARMMLAMPDFHNPTGAVWSDEQRARVAAMWRAGGVTGVVDETMADTWLDRPIEARPMAAYAPGCITVGSAAKTFWAGLRIGWVRAPHALVGAIARARLSMDLGAPVLEQLAVGQLLRTQGGLSDESRRGLTDSRHALLGLADRCPGWRVEVPTGGLSLWWHLPGDSSTALVAAAERRGVLLAPGSLFAVDGRGLERWIRTPYALDEMTLRRAADAIADAWADVAHLPRGSETLRQA comes from the coding sequence ATGGAGAGTCGAGTGTCCGCCCGCCGGCTGGCGGTCCTGCTGGGTCCTCGGGGCGGCGGTGTCCCGGCCTACTCGTGGCTCGCGGACGGCATCCGGCAGCTCGTTGCCGACGGCCGGCTGCTGCACGGGACCCGGCTGCCGAGCGAGCGCGAGCTGCTCGGCGAACTGGGGGTGAGCCGCACCACGGTCACCCGGGCGTACGGCGTGCTGCGCGAGCGCGGTTACGCCTCGGCCGTGCAGGGATCCGGCACGGTGGTGCAGGTGCCCGGTGGTCCCGTCGCCGGTGGTGGCGAGCCGTTGGAGCTGGCGTCCCTGCAGCCCACGGCGGACGGCGTCGTGGACCTGACGTGTGCGGCCCCGGCGGCGACACCCGGGCTGAATCGTGCCTACGAGCGGGCCGTGCAGCGGATGCCGTCGTTCATCGCGGGCGCGGGCTACTTCCCGCTCGGTGTCCCGGAGCTGCGCGAAGCGATCGCACAGCGGTATGTCGACCGCGGCGTACCCACCGACCCCGATCAGATCATCGTCACGACCGGTGCGCTCGCCGGCCTGGCGGCGGTGTTCCGGGCCGTGCTGCACCGGGCGGACCCGGCGATCGTCGAGAGCCCCGCCTATCCCAACTCGGTGCGGGCGCTGGACCACTCCGGCGCCAGGGTCGTCGGTGCACCACTGGTCACCGACGACCTGGATGGCGTGGCAGGCGTCATACGACGTGCGGGTGCGCGAATGATGTTGGCGATGCCGGACTTCCACAACCCGACCGGCGCCGTCTGGTCCGACGAGCAGCGCGCCCGGGTGGCGGCGATGTGGCGGGCCGGCGGGGTGACCGGCGTCGTCGACGAGACGATGGCCGACACCTGGTTGGACCGGCCGATCGAGGCCCGGCCGATGGCCGCGTACGCACCGGGGTGCATCACGGTGGGCAGCGCCGCCAAGACCTTCTGGGCCGGCCTGCGGATCGGCTGGGTCCGGGCGCCGCACGCGCTCGTGGGTGCGATCGCGCGGGCGCGGCTGTCGATGGACCTCGGCGCCCCGGTGCTGGAGCAGCTCGCGGTCGGGCAGCTGTTGCGCACGCAGGGCGGTCTCAGCGACGAGTCGCGCCGAGGGCTCACCGACTCCCGGCACGCGCTGCTCGGGCTGGCCGACCGGTGCCCCGGCTGGCGGGTCGAGGTGCCGACCGGTGGGCTGAGCCTGTGGTGGCACCTGCCGGGGGACAGTTCGACGGCGCTGGTCGCCGCCGCCGAGCGCCGCGGTGTGCTGCTGGCGCCGGGGTCGCTCTTCGCCGTCGACGGCCGTGGCCTGGAGCGGTGGATCCGGACGCCATACGCACTCGACGAGATGACGCTGCGGCGGGCCGCCGACGCCATCGCGGACGCCTGGGCCGACGTCGCCCACCTGCCGAGAGGCTCAGAAACACTCCGACAGGCCTAG
- the hemE gene encoding uroporphyrinogen decarboxylase produces MTAPAPDPRDSNLVRAARGLPVSHTPVWFMRQAGRSLPEYREVRADVPMLQACRTPELVCEITLQPVRRHGVDAAIFFSDIVVPLAAAGIDVDIKPGVGPVVAHPVRTAADVEALPELSAAQIEDIAQSVRLITAELGGTPLIGFAGAPFTLASYLVEGGPSKNHEHTKALMYGAPDVWDALCAKLARISGTFLRVQAEAGASAIQLFDSWVGALPLADYRRFVQQHSAAALAAVSDLDIPRIHFGVGTGELLAAIGEAGADVVGVDYRVPLDEAARRVGASYSLQGNLDPALLFAPWEPLEAKVREILDQGTTARGHIFNLGHGVLPSTDPDALTRVVELVHSASC; encoded by the coding sequence GTGACTGCTCCCGCTCCCGACCCCCGCGACAGCAACCTGGTGCGCGCCGCCCGCGGCCTGCCCGTGTCCCACACCCCGGTGTGGTTCATGCGCCAGGCGGGACGGTCGCTGCCCGAATATCGCGAGGTGCGCGCCGACGTCCCGATGCTGCAGGCGTGCCGCACGCCGGAGCTGGTCTGCGAGATCACCCTGCAGCCGGTGCGCCGGCACGGTGTCGATGCCGCGATCTTCTTCAGCGACATCGTCGTGCCGCTCGCCGCCGCGGGCATCGACGTCGACATCAAGCCGGGCGTCGGGCCGGTGGTCGCGCACCCGGTGCGGACCGCGGCCGACGTCGAGGCGCTGCCCGAGCTCTCCGCCGCCCAGATCGAGGACATCGCGCAGTCCGTGCGGCTGATCACGGCCGAGCTCGGCGGGACACCGCTGATCGGTTTCGCCGGCGCGCCGTTCACCCTCGCGAGCTACCTCGTGGAGGGCGGTCCGTCCAAGAACCATGAGCACACCAAGGCGCTGATGTATGGCGCCCCCGATGTCTGGGATGCCTTGTGCGCCAAGCTCGCCCGGATCTCCGGGACGTTCCTGCGAGTGCAGGCCGAGGCCGGGGCGAGCGCCATACAGCTCTTCGATTCGTGGGTGGGTGCACTCCCGCTCGCGGACTACCGGCGCTTCGTGCAGCAGCACTCGGCCGCCGCCCTCGCGGCCGTGTCCGACCTCGACATCCCCCGGATCCACTTCGGGGTGGGCACCGGCGAGCTGTTGGCAGCGATCGGGGAGGCGGGCGCCGACGTGGTCGGCGTCGACTACCGGGTGCCGCTCGACGAGGCGGCGCGACGCGTCGGGGCGTCATACAGCCTGCAGGGCAACCTCGACCCGGCGCTGCTCTTCGCGCCGTGGGAGCCGCTGGAGGCGAAGGTGCGCGAGATCCTCGACCAGGGCACGACGGCTCGCGGGCACATCTTCAACCTCGGGCACGGGGTGCTGCCGAGCACGGATCCGGACGCGCTGACGCGGGTCGTGGAGCTGGTGCACTCGGCGTCGTGCTGA
- a CDS encoding DMT family transporter — translation MGALLALASSVVWGSADFGGGLFSKRLAPVRVVAASQVGSLLVMSVVFAGQLLTSGGPHGVTWLWGMGSGVANAAALTCLYAGLSVGTMGVVSPIASLGAVVPVVIGLLTGDTLTTVVGVGLLLAMGGAVLAAGPEFSGSVSRLPVVLAMCAALGFGMSLYCLHRAADGGVVASLWAMRLVSVTELLLVWRLVPRLAAGASPGRRDLPGLFLVGCGDLAAAGLFGLASQHAEVSLASVLASLYPVATLLLARFVLHERMRPVQGAGVAIALLGVVLVVS, via the coding sequence ATGGGTGCCTTGCTGGCGCTCGCCTCGAGCGTCGTGTGGGGCTCGGCGGACTTCGGCGGCGGCCTGTTCAGCAAGCGGCTCGCGCCGGTGCGGGTGGTCGCTGCCTCGCAGGTCGGGTCGCTGCTCGTGATGTCCGTGGTGTTCGCCGGGCAGTTGCTGACCTCCGGCGGGCCGCACGGCGTCACCTGGTTGTGGGGGATGGGCTCCGGGGTCGCCAACGCGGCCGCGCTCACCTGTCTGTACGCGGGGCTGTCGGTCGGGACGATGGGGGTGGTGTCGCCGATCGCGTCGCTGGGCGCGGTCGTCCCGGTGGTGATCGGGTTGCTCACCGGTGACACGCTGACCACGGTCGTCGGCGTCGGACTGTTGCTCGCCATGGGTGGCGCGGTGCTGGCCGCCGGGCCGGAGTTCTCCGGGTCCGTCTCGCGGCTGCCGGTGGTGCTCGCGATGTGCGCGGCACTCGGTTTCGGCATGTCGCTCTACTGCCTGCACCGCGCGGCCGACGGCGGTGTCGTCGCGTCGCTGTGGGCGATGCGGCTGGTCAGCGTGACCGAACTGCTGCTGGTATGGCGCCTGGTGCCGCGTCTCGCCGCCGGTGCATCGCCCGGCCGACGCGACCTGCCGGGCCTGTTCCTCGTCGGCTGCGGCGACCTGGCCGCGGCGGGCCTCTTCGGCCTCGCCTCCCAGCACGCGGAGGTGAGCCTGGCCAGCGTGCTCGCCTCGCTCTACCCGGTGGCGACCCTGCTGCTCGCGCGGTTCGTGCTGCACGAGCGGATGCGTCCCGTGCAGGGCGCCGGGGTCGCGATCGCGCTGCTGGGTGTCGTGCTCGTGGTGTCGTGA
- a CDS encoding DUF3000 domain-containing protein: MGTQDLGGATAPEFQQAVRALQNVRLRPEIRLTEVPAPGRIAPYSLAMTADVCSTIGSEETELATGRFVVLHDPNFPEPWEGSWRLVTFVRAELEPETGADPLLGQVGWSWLTDCLREAGAEFRAEAGTVTRVLSEGFGSLAEDGNTVEIEIRASWTPKGPNLGTQLAAWADLLSTVAGLPPLPEGVVALPGQRR, from the coding sequence GTGGGTACACAAGACCTTGGCGGGGCCACCGCTCCGGAGTTCCAGCAAGCGGTTCGCGCGTTGCAGAACGTGCGGCTGCGGCCGGAGATCCGGCTGACCGAAGTGCCCGCACCCGGCCGGATCGCCCCCTATTCACTGGCCATGACCGCCGACGTGTGCAGCACCATCGGCTCGGAGGAGACCGAGCTGGCCACCGGCCGGTTCGTCGTCCTGCACGACCCGAACTTCCCCGAGCCGTGGGAGGGTTCGTGGCGCCTGGTCACCTTCGTGCGCGCCGAGCTCGAGCCCGAGACCGGCGCCGACCCGCTGCTCGGACAGGTCGGCTGGAGCTGGCTGACCGACTGCCTGCGCGAGGCCGGTGCGGAGTTCCGCGCCGAGGCCGGCACGGTGACGCGGGTGCTCTCGGAGGGTTTCGGTTCGCTGGCCGAGGACGGCAACACCGTCGAGATCGAGATCCGGGCGTCCTGGACACCCAAGGGCCCCAATCTGGGCACGCAGCTTGCGGCGTGGGCCGACCTGTTGTCGACCGTCGCCGGCCTTCCGCCGCTGCCGGAGGGCGTCGTCGCCCTGCCGGGGCAGCGCCGATGA